In Candidatus Palauibacter soopunensis, a single genomic region encodes these proteins:
- a CDS encoding zf-HC2 domain-containing protein, with amino-acid sequence MSTRERPHVDDGALLALLDGELTTAERRSVEARVAACPDCAARLDEMRFALRRATAALDLLSVPESRREMPAALREAARRAPAPLASARARRWVRLSRRSVAVAAGITLLVAAGAYAVPGSPVRGWVDGGIDVVATWIAGDSQVAGDAGPSRVSVDPREGAVRIMVVGWHEGTRLTVELSDEETATVTARDASFHVEPGVIEVAGAADEIRVTLPRGAAIGSVVIDESEVVRLEGGELRRTDSAAASPVEIFLGTDG; translated from the coding sequence ATGTCTACGCGTGAACGGCCACATGTCGACGACGGAGCGCTGCTCGCTCTGCTCGACGGTGAGCTGACCACAGCAGAACGGAGATCCGTCGAAGCGCGCGTGGCGGCGTGCCCGGATTGCGCGGCGCGCCTCGACGAGATGCGCTTTGCGCTGCGGCGCGCGACGGCGGCGCTCGACCTGCTCTCGGTGCCGGAGTCGCGGCGCGAGATGCCGGCGGCGCTGCGGGAAGCCGCGCGCCGGGCGCCGGCGCCGCTCGCGAGCGCGCGGGCGCGACGCTGGGTGAGGCTGAGCCGCCGCTCCGTCGCGGTGGCCGCGGGGATTACGCTTCTCGTCGCCGCGGGCGCCTACGCGGTGCCGGGATCGCCGGTCAGGGGCTGGGTCGACGGCGGGATCGATGTGGTTGCGACCTGGATCGCGGGCGATTCCCAGGTCGCCGGGGACGCCGGACCTTCCCGGGTGTCGGTGGATCCCCGCGAGGGCGCCGTGCGCATCATGGTCGTTGGTTGGCACGAAGGCACGCGGTTGACGGTCGAGCTGTCCGACGAGGAGACGGCCACGGTGACGGCCCGTGACGCGAGCTTCCATGTGGAGCCGGGCGTCATCGAGGTCGCGGGAGCGGCGGATGAGATCCGCGTGACCTTGCCGCGGGGCGCCGCGATCGGTTCTGTAGTCATCGACGAGAGCGAGGTCGTCCGCCTCGAGGGCGGCGAATTGCGGCGCACGGATTCGGCCGCTGCGAGTCCCGTGGAGATCTTTCTCGGCACCGACGGGTAG
- a CDS encoding TonB-dependent receptor, which translates to MTKPMYRRPGRVSHPWRFALLLGPVSTCFFAPPVLAQDPPPSPPSEEAPAVGAVFGRVLRAESQTPIAAASVEIRFPEFSWFLVTDDDGFYRAEGLPAGSIHLVARALDRDPLAASILVPAGGDVPLDLALERRPVAMPSLFAHILARRLPAPGLTRDGFREEGETELRALDSSPGVAEAGLTLDETGIDPADPTSVLYVRGAASDLKLVLLDGAPVYAPFHLSGLLDAFPDGVLDEAALYIGGTPARYDGGLSYVLDLKIREGDAERFHVAGAADMLGGTVRGEGPIGPAGRMLVSGRALHGLGYPIITNEQEMPYGYGDVLGRLDYRLGPGKLTATGFWNRESVRLDIGRLEDAGAVESAYWGNLAGSASYRVPLGDGTFTLRGAHGRFDTGLPLPRDKELDFEVSFADVIARTARTRTEALFESGGSELRWAAGGGFDSYETVVDRRTVLGGRTAHDVTHAVRRANVVAGWGEAIWQVAPEVEVRGGFRTSYFTPSRRAKFAPRGTVTWHVTEAADVRLSAGRFYQVVRGPESILSGDLTGPTIGGVLPALDPDYIPPSTPGSSIAGASHLVVGFSDSLENGVDVGVESYLKSFDDLPDANQLYSWGGDLWLQAKEGPVRGWVGYSIAFVWTTDPEEETPLVGRQLLSGGLSSDVREFDFGIRLAYGAGLSFASVTSGREEKGAPSGDDPLPVLSGAPEDSYLRVDAEISRRWVASIGRSSVEIAPYLRVLNALDRRDALFYQTTTDQPLTRPAPLASLPVIAIFGVSWSF; encoded by the coding sequence ATGACGAAGCCCATGTACCGAAGGCCGGGGCGCGTCTCCCATCCGTGGCGATTCGCCCTGCTCCTCGGACCGGTTTCGACCTGCTTCTTCGCTCCCCCGGTTCTCGCTCAGGATCCTCCGCCGTCCCCGCCTTCCGAGGAAGCGCCGGCTGTCGGCGCCGTTTTCGGCCGCGTGCTGCGCGCCGAATCCCAGACGCCGATCGCGGCCGCTTCGGTGGAGATCCGCTTTCCCGAGTTTTCCTGGTTCCTCGTGACGGATGACGACGGCTTCTACCGGGCGGAAGGGCTCCCGGCGGGATCCATCCATCTCGTCGCGCGGGCGCTGGATCGCGACCCGCTCGCCGCCAGCATCCTGGTTCCGGCGGGCGGCGATGTCCCGCTCGACCTGGCTCTGGAGCGGCGGCCCGTCGCGATGCCGAGCCTGTTCGCCCACATCCTCGCGCGGCGGCTGCCCGCTCCGGGCCTCACCCGCGACGGGTTCCGGGAGGAGGGAGAAACGGAGCTCCGGGCACTGGATTCATCTCCGGGCGTGGCGGAGGCGGGTCTGACGCTGGATGAAACCGGCATCGATCCCGCGGACCCGACCAGCGTGCTCTACGTGCGGGGCGCCGCGTCGGACCTGAAGCTCGTGCTGCTCGATGGCGCGCCGGTCTATGCGCCGTTCCACCTCAGCGGACTCCTCGACGCCTTTCCGGACGGCGTACTCGACGAGGCGGCCCTGTACATCGGCGGGACGCCGGCCCGCTACGACGGCGGACTCTCCTACGTCCTCGACCTCAAGATTCGCGAGGGAGACGCGGAGCGGTTCCACGTCGCCGGCGCGGCCGACATGCTGGGCGGCACCGTGCGGGGGGAGGGCCCGATCGGACCCGCCGGCCGGATGCTCGTCAGCGGTCGGGCGCTTCACGGACTCGGCTATCCGATCATCACGAACGAGCAGGAAATGCCGTATGGGTACGGCGATGTCCTGGGCCGGCTCGACTATCGTCTGGGGCCTGGAAAGCTGACCGCCACCGGATTCTGGAACCGCGAGTCCGTGCGGCTCGACATCGGGCGGCTCGAGGACGCCGGAGCGGTGGAGTCGGCCTACTGGGGCAACCTTGCGGGGTCGGCAAGCTATCGCGTTCCGCTGGGCGACGGCACGTTCACGCTGAGGGGCGCCCACGGACGGTTCGACACGGGCCTGCCGCTGCCGCGCGACAAGGAACTGGACTTCGAGGTCTCTTTCGCGGACGTCATCGCGCGGACCGCACGAACCCGCACCGAGGCGCTGTTCGAGTCGGGAGGCAGCGAGCTTCGCTGGGCCGCGGGCGGCGGCTTCGATTCGTACGAGACCGTGGTGGACCGGCGGACCGTACTCGGCGGCAGAACGGCGCACGACGTGACCCACGCGGTGCGGCGCGCGAACGTGGTGGCCGGGTGGGGGGAGGCCATCTGGCAGGTGGCCCCCGAAGTCGAGGTGAGGGGGGGATTCCGGACGAGCTATTTTACCCCCTCCCGCCGTGCGAAGTTCGCGCCGCGGGGCACCGTCACCTGGCACGTCACGGAAGCTGCGGACGTCCGCCTCTCCGCCGGGCGGTTCTACCAGGTGGTGCGCGGACCCGAATCCATCCTTTCGGGCGACCTCACCGGACCCACCATCGGCGGCGTCCTGCCCGCGTTGGATCCCGACTACATTCCGCCGTCGACTCCGGGGTCCAGTATCGCGGGAGCTTCTCACCTGGTGGTCGGATTCTCGGACTCGCTCGAGAACGGCGTCGACGTCGGCGTCGAAAGCTACCTCAAGTCCTTCGACGATCTCCCGGACGCCAATCAACTCTACTCCTGGGGCGGGGACCTGTGGCTGCAGGCGAAGGAGGGTCCGGTCCGGGGCTGGGTCGGCTACTCCATCGCGTTCGTGTGGACGACCGATCCGGAAGAAGAGACGCCGCTCGTGGGCCGGCAACTCCTGAGCGGCGGACTCTCCTCGGACGTCCGCGAGTTCGACTTCGGAATCCGGCTCGCGTACGGGGCCGGCCTGTCCTTCGCGTCCGTGACGTCGGGACGCGAAGAGAAGGGCGCCCCGAGCGGCGACGATCCACTGCCGGTGCTCTCGGGCGCGCCGGAGGACTCGTATCTCCGGGTCGACGCGGAGATTTCGCGACGCTGGGTCGCGAGCATCGGCCGCTCGTCCGTCGAAATCGCCCCGTATTTGCGTGTGCTCAACGCGCTGGATCGCCGGGACGCGCTCTTCTATCAGACGACGACGGACCAGCCGCTCACGCGTCCCGCCCCGCTCGCGTCCCTCCCCGTGATCGCCATCTTCGGCGTGTCCTGGTCGTTCTGA
- a CDS encoding RecQ family ATP-dependent DNA helicase yields the protein MNTDDSPGAGRPAATLQDARELLRDRFGYDDFRPAQSRVVEAVLGGGDTLAVLPTGFGKSVCFQIPALLRPRATLVVSPLISLIEDQVAGAARRGMRVLGWTSATPREEVNEALERARRGELDLLYLAPERLESRAVCDRLREVGVGGIAVDEAHCVSQWGHDFRPSYLRIGRARERMGSPPLAALTATATWRTRRDIERFLGMKRAIRIFVPANRPNLRYSVETASDTGEAYRRVRREVTACRGASAIVYARTRGLSAQLAIALSRTGVPSAPYHARLPIERRQATQRAFLDGSIRVVCATTAFGMGIDHPHVRLVAHLGAPSSLEEYVQEAGRAGRDGASARCVMVAIRENRRRPLPFGRRERHRPGSPPPGSDRAAAAAERRAAMRAYIETAACRRAAIAAYFGERAPVCDGCDNCDRGGSVRTTRTRRRWRSRGGTRAGRDA from the coding sequence GTGAATACCGATGACAGCCCCGGCGCGGGCCGCCCCGCGGCCACCCTCCAGGACGCGCGCGAGCTTCTAAGGGACCGGTTCGGCTACGACGACTTCCGTCCCGCCCAGTCGCGCGTGGTCGAAGCCGTCCTCGGCGGCGGGGACACGCTCGCGGTGCTTCCGACGGGCTTCGGCAAATCGGTCTGCTTCCAGATCCCGGCGCTGCTGCGTCCGCGGGCGACGCTCGTCGTGTCGCCGCTCATCTCGCTCATCGAGGATCAGGTCGCCGGGGCCGCGCGCCGGGGCATGCGGGTGCTCGGCTGGACCAGCGCCACGCCGCGGGAAGAGGTGAACGAGGCGCTCGAGCGCGCCCGTCGGGGCGAACTCGATCTCCTGTATCTCGCGCCTGAGCGCCTGGAGAGCCGGGCCGTCTGCGATCGCCTGCGCGAAGTCGGCGTGGGGGGCATCGCCGTGGACGAGGCGCACTGCGTTTCGCAGTGGGGGCACGACTTCCGTCCGTCGTACCTGCGAATCGGGCGTGCGAGGGAGAGGATGGGGAGCCCGCCGCTGGCGGCCCTCACGGCCACCGCGACGTGGCGCACGCGGCGCGACATCGAGCGGTTCCTGGGGATGAAACGGGCGATTCGCATCTTCGTGCCCGCGAACCGGCCGAACCTGCGCTACTCCGTGGAAACGGCCTCCGATACGGGCGAGGCCTATCGGCGCGTGCGGCGCGAGGTGACGGCGTGCCGGGGGGCGTCGGCGATCGTGTACGCGCGCACGCGGGGACTGAGCGCGCAGCTTGCGATCGCGCTCTCGAGGACCGGAGTGCCGAGCGCGCCGTACCATGCGCGTCTGCCGATCGAACGGCGCCAGGCGACGCAGCGGGCCTTCCTGGACGGGAGCATTCGAGTGGTCTGCGCCACGACCGCGTTCGGCATGGGGATCGACCATCCGCACGTGCGTCTCGTCGCGCATCTCGGCGCCCCGTCGTCGCTGGAGGAGTACGTCCAGGAAGCGGGTCGCGCCGGCCGTGACGGCGCATCGGCGCGCTGCGTGATGGTCGCGATCAGGGAGAATCGCCGCCGCCCCCTTCCGTTCGGCCGGCGCGAGCGCCACCGGCCGGGCAGCCCGCCGCCCGGCTCCGACCGGGCCGCCGCCGCCGCCGAACGGCGCGCCGCCATGCGAGCCTACATCGAGACCGCCGCCTGCCGCCGGGCGGCCATCGCCGCCTACTTCGGCGAACGCGCTCCGGTCTGCGATGGATGCGACAACTGCGATCGCGGAGGGAGCGTCAGAACGACCAGGACACGCCGAAGATGGCGATCACGGGGAGGGACGCGAGCGGGGCGGGACGCGTGA
- a CDS encoding enoyl-CoA hydratase/isomerase family protein, producing the protein MFEYLEIEIDERTGVNRIRLDRAERRNALSGALVAELKEALALAEADARVRVIGIGGRGPDFCAGADLAEVQASVEEGVMASLREAEALGELFTLLRKLSKPVVSIVHGRALAGGCGLATACDLVLAAESARFGYPEVRLGFVPAMVTAILRQNLGEKRAFELMSLGDTIDAAEASRLGLVNRVYADAEFEAESSAFLAELAGRSASALALTKKLLYGTEGQSFEAAIATGARVNAIARMTDDCQSGIRAFLDRGGKRGKREKGERA; encoded by the coding sequence ATGTTCGAATACCTCGAGATAGAGATCGACGAACGGACCGGCGTGAACCGGATCCGCCTCGATCGCGCGGAGCGCCGCAATGCGCTGAGCGGTGCGCTCGTCGCGGAGCTGAAGGAGGCGCTCGCGCTCGCCGAGGCGGACGCCCGGGTGCGCGTGATCGGGATCGGAGGACGCGGCCCGGACTTCTGCGCGGGCGCCGATCTGGCGGAGGTGCAGGCCTCGGTCGAGGAGGGCGTCATGGCCAGCCTGCGGGAGGCGGAAGCGCTGGGCGAACTCTTCACGCTGCTGCGGAAGCTCTCGAAGCCGGTCGTCTCGATCGTGCACGGCCGCGCGCTGGCCGGCGGGTGCGGCCTCGCGACGGCGTGCGACCTCGTGCTCGCGGCGGAGAGCGCCCGCTTCGGCTACCCGGAGGTGCGCCTCGGTTTCGTACCCGCGATGGTGACGGCGATCCTGCGCCAGAATCTGGGAGAGAAGCGCGCCTTCGAGCTGATGTCGCTCGGGGACACGATCGATGCGGCGGAGGCGTCGCGGCTGGGCCTGGTGAACCGGGTTTACGCGGACGCGGAGTTCGAGGCCGAAAGCTCCGCTTTCCTGGCCGAACTCGCGGGACGGAGCGCGTCCGCGCTCGCGCTCACGAAGAAGCTGCTCTACGGGACGGAGGGGCAGAGCTTCGAGGCCGCAATCGCGACCGGCGCCCGCGTGAACGCGATCGCCCGCATGACGGACGACTGCCAGTCCGGCATCCGCGCCTTCCTGGACCGCGGCGGGAAGAGGGGGAAACGGGAGAAAGGGGAGAGAGCATGA
- a CDS encoding acyclic terpene utilization AtuA family protein — translation MNAPVNAQPGAPEALLEEASAAVGLEERPLPARVGGDGGRRVRVASGQGFWGDWQEAPKLQVRRGAIDYLMLDYLAEITMSIMQKQRDRDPAAGYARDFVPLMDDLIRDLLEKEVRVVSNAGGVNPEGCRAELGFAFADASLPRRPRVAVITGDDLMESLDDLLAAGHELRHMETGEPLSTVRDRVAAANAYLGAEPIIEALRQEADIVVAGRSTDTALTYAPLMHEFSWPADDWDRLAHGVVAGHINECGCQASGGNSLVDWREIDLTLPGYPIIEAEEDGAFVVTKHPGLGGRVTWETVAEQIVYELGDPREYITPDVVADFSTIRLRDLGKDRVRVDGVAGRSRTDKLKVSIAYHDGFKAVGALTYAWPDAVDKARRADEILRGRLRHLGLEFDEIRTEIVGAGACHGPLAGAPSDDLPEVTLRVGVRGPDRHAVSRFSREIAPLILAGPPTVTGFAGGRPRVQEVVAYWPALIDRGVVESNVKVETMEL, via the coding sequence GTGAACGCGCCTGTGAACGCGCAGCCCGGGGCGCCGGAAGCCCTGCTCGAAGAGGCGTCGGCCGCGGTGGGACTCGAGGAGCGGCCGCTCCCCGCCCGCGTCGGGGGCGACGGCGGCCGCCGCGTGCGCGTCGCCTCGGGGCAGGGGTTCTGGGGAGACTGGCAGGAGGCGCCCAAGCTGCAGGTGCGGCGCGGCGCGATCGACTACCTGATGCTCGACTACCTGGCCGAGATCACGATGTCGATCATGCAGAAGCAGCGGGACCGGGACCCGGCCGCCGGCTACGCGCGCGACTTCGTGCCCCTGATGGACGATCTCATTCGCGATCTCCTCGAGAAGGAGGTCCGCGTGGTCTCGAACGCGGGCGGCGTGAACCCGGAGGGGTGCCGGGCCGAACTCGGTTTCGCGTTCGCGGATGCGTCGCTGCCGCGCCGTCCCCGGGTGGCCGTGATCACGGGGGACGACCTGATGGAATCGCTCGACGACCTCCTCGCGGCGGGGCACGAACTCCGCCACATGGAGACGGGGGAGCCGCTCTCGACCGTCCGCGACCGGGTGGCCGCCGCGAACGCGTACCTCGGCGCCGAACCGATCATCGAGGCGCTGCGCCAGGAGGCGGACATCGTCGTGGCCGGGCGCTCGACGGACACGGCGCTCACCTACGCGCCGCTCATGCACGAGTTCTCCTGGCCGGCCGACGACTGGGACCGGCTCGCGCACGGCGTCGTCGCCGGACACATCAACGAATGCGGCTGCCAGGCCTCCGGCGGGAACTCGCTCGTCGACTGGCGGGAGATCGACCTCACGCTGCCGGGCTATCCCATCATCGAAGCGGAAGAGGACGGGGCCTTCGTGGTGACGAAGCACCCGGGGCTCGGCGGACGGGTGACGTGGGAGACCGTCGCGGAACAGATCGTGTACGAACTCGGCGACCCGCGGGAGTACATCACGCCGGACGTGGTCGCGGACTTCTCGACCATCCGTCTTCGCGATCTGGGCAAGGACCGGGTCCGGGTCGACGGCGTGGCCGGCCGCTCGCGCACGGACAAGCTCAAGGTCTCCATCGCCTACCACGATGGCTTCAAGGCGGTCGGCGCCCTGACCTACGCCTGGCCCGACGCGGTGGACAAGGCACGGCGCGCGGACGAGATCCTCCGGGGCCGCCTGCGGCACCTGGGGCTCGAGTTCGATGAGATCCGGACGGAGATCGTCGGCGCCGGCGCCTGTCACGGGCCGCTGGCCGGCGCCCCCTCCGACGACCTGCCCGAGGTCACGCTGCGGGTCGGCGTCCGCGGTCCGGACCGGCACGCCGTGTCGCGCTTCAGCCGGGAGATCGCGCCCCTCATCCTCGCGGGTCCGCCCACCGTCACGGGCTTCGCGGGCGGACGCCCCCGCGTGCAGGAGGTCGTCGCCTACTGGCCCGCGCTCATCGACCGCGGCGTCGTGGAGTCCAACGTGAAAGTGGAGACGATGGAGCTGTGA
- a CDS encoding acyl-CoA carboxylase subunit beta, with the protein MGENDDSRMGALVAELRELEARIQRGGGEERVARQHDQGKLTARERIDLLIDEGGGFLEIGLLIAHDRYDGKAPAAGVVTGVGEICGREVVVVANDQTVKAGSWWPETITKILRAQEIAMRCRVPIVYLVDSAGVNLPYQGGVFPGQYGASRIFYYNSIMRHYLEVPQISAVMGQCIAGGAYLPALSDVIVMVEGTSFMGLGGPNLVKGATGQEVEAEELGGALMHNRVSGVAHYRVADDRACIEKVRSLVAGLPAGHRPDPAVEARAAARAAEEAYALLPGDHRQPFDMEAVLETILDEGPFEEFQADLAPEMFTGTGHIDGFRVGVIANRRGMFRGDAGEPPKFGGIVYTESAEKVAYFMDLCDRHDTPLLFVQDVSGFMVGPEAEQSGIIRAGARMVESMATARVPKIVLTINHASGAGYYAMAAQGFDPDFIFTWPTGRMGVMEGEAAVQAAFGRKLEEAAGGDLDEETAAAIERTRENYEEQLDAKYAAARGFVDAILTPEDTRAVLSLALRCSLGNPGPHLGPFTLPDSL; encoded by the coding sequence GTGGGCGAAAACGACGACAGCCGGATGGGCGCGCTCGTCGCCGAACTGCGCGAGCTCGAAGCCCGGATCCAGCGTGGCGGCGGAGAAGAGCGCGTGGCCCGGCAGCACGACCAGGGCAAGCTCACGGCCCGCGAGCGGATCGACCTCCTCATCGACGAGGGCGGCGGTTTCCTGGAGATCGGCCTGCTCATCGCGCACGACCGGTACGACGGCAAGGCGCCGGCCGCCGGCGTGGTCACCGGGGTGGGCGAGATCTGCGGGCGCGAGGTCGTCGTCGTCGCGAACGATCAGACGGTGAAAGCCGGGAGCTGGTGGCCCGAGACGATCACGAAGATCCTGCGCGCGCAGGAGATCGCGATGCGGTGCCGCGTGCCGATCGTCTATCTCGTGGATTCGGCCGGCGTGAACCTGCCGTATCAGGGCGGGGTCTTTCCCGGGCAGTACGGCGCCAGCCGCATCTTCTACTACAACTCGATCATGCGACACTACCTGGAGGTGCCGCAGATCTCCGCCGTGATGGGCCAGTGCATCGCGGGCGGCGCCTATCTTCCGGCCCTTTCCGACGTGATCGTGATGGTCGAGGGCACGAGCTTCATGGGTCTCGGGGGGCCGAACCTGGTGAAGGGGGCGACGGGGCAGGAGGTGGAGGCCGAGGAACTCGGCGGGGCGCTCATGCACAACCGCGTGAGCGGCGTGGCGCACTACCGCGTGGCGGACGACCGCGCGTGCATCGAGAAGGTCCGCTCGCTCGTCGCCGGACTCCCCGCCGGACACCGTCCGGACCCCGCAGTCGAAGCGCGTGCGGCGGCGCGCGCCGCGGAGGAGGCCTACGCGCTCCTGCCCGGCGACCACCGCCAGCCCTTCGACATGGAGGCGGTCCTCGAGACGATCCTCGACGAGGGGCCGTTCGAGGAGTTCCAGGCCGACCTCGCGCCGGAGATGTTCACGGGGACGGGGCACATCGACGGCTTCCGGGTGGGGGTCATCGCGAACCGGCGCGGCATGTTCCGGGGCGACGCCGGCGAACCGCCGAAGTTCGGCGGGATCGTGTACACGGAGAGCGCGGAGAAGGTGGCCTACTTCATGGACCTCTGCGACCGGCACGACACGCCGCTCCTCTTCGTGCAGGACGTGAGCGGGTTCATGGTCGGGCCGGAGGCGGAGCAGTCCGGGATCATCCGGGCGGGCGCGCGCATGGTCGAGTCCATGGCGACGGCCCGCGTGCCGAAGATCGTGCTCACGATCAACCACGCGAGCGGGGCGGGGTACTACGCGATGGCGGCGCAGGGGTTCGATCCCGACTTCATCTTCACGTGGCCGACGGGGCGGATGGGCGTGATGGAGGGAGAGGCGGCGGTACAGGCCGCCTTCGGACGCAAGCTCGAGGAAGCGGCGGGCGGCGACCTGGACGAGGAGACGGCCGCGGCGATCGAACGGACGCGCGAGAACTACGAGGAGCAGCTCGACGCGAAATACGCGGCGGCGCGCGGCTTCGTGGACGCGATCCTGACCCCGGAAGACACGCGGGCGGTCCTGTCGCTCGCGCTGCGCTGCTCCCTCGGCAACCCGGGACCTCATCTCGGACCCTTCACCCTCCCGGACAGCCTGTGA
- a CDS encoding cobalamin B12-binding domain-containing protein encodes MTEPKIRVLVAKPGLDGHDRGAKVMAAALQDAGMEVIYTGLHQTPEMIAATALQEDVDVVALSILSGAHMTLFPRVKSLLDGQGMNRVLLTGGGIIPAEDVEALNDLGVGRLFGPGTSTSEAVDYIRAWFEENGREASGAKG; translated from the coding sequence TTGACCGAACCGAAGATCCGTGTGCTCGTGGCCAAACCGGGGCTGGACGGCCACGACCGGGGTGCGAAAGTGATGGCGGCCGCCCTGCAGGACGCGGGAATGGAGGTCATCTACACGGGACTCCACCAGACGCCCGAGATGATCGCCGCCACCGCGCTCCAGGAGGACGTGGACGTCGTGGCGCTCTCGATCCTGTCGGGGGCGCACATGACGCTCTTCCCGCGGGTAAAATCGCTCCTCGACGGCCAGGGGATGAACCGCGTGCTCCTCACCGGAGGAGGGATCATCCCCGCCGAGGACGTGGAGGCGCTGAACGACCTCGGCGTCGGCCGCCTCTTCGGTCCGGGGACCTCCACCTCCGAAGCCGTCGACTACATCCGCGCCTGGTTCGAGGAGAACGGGCGCGAGGCCTCCGGGGCGAAAGGCTAG
- a CDS encoding AI-2E family transporter: MRDDATRVHRTLLNLAAFVIIVAGMRAAAPLVVSFVLALFLTILCSTPLRWMTDHRIPKSVAVLALVLVILALGTVAGGLIVTPVVELGRSEAQLDRLFAEQIETVEATLSDYMVRFGLQSPVLDADELISISPSWMLGLMRQLLENLGFILANGFLIILTMVFMLLEVSSFPTKVRVALGEADATEARENWEKVGTAVRRYVVLKTIVSLGTGLCVAGLMALLGVNYPILWGVVAFLLNYVPNIGSFIAAVPAVLVAWLTMGVGTAIAAAAGFLVVNVLWGNLIEPKVMGYSVGLSTLVVFASLVFWGWVLGPVGMLLSVPLTVMFRIVLGTNESTRWIAVLLGSERSDEITAAIDAEVAVALGNEG; the protein is encoded by the coding sequence ATGCGCGACGACGCGACACGAGTACACCGGACCCTCCTGAACCTCGCGGCCTTCGTCATCATCGTGGCCGGGATGCGGGCCGCCGCCCCGCTTGTGGTCTCCTTCGTGCTCGCGCTCTTTCTCACCATCCTGTGCTCCACGCCGCTCCGCTGGATGACGGACCACAGGATTCCCAAGTCCGTCGCGGTTCTCGCCCTGGTGCTCGTCATCCTCGCCCTCGGGACGGTGGCGGGGGGCCTGATCGTGACCCCCGTCGTCGAACTCGGCCGCTCGGAGGCGCAACTCGACCGGCTCTTTGCGGAGCAGATCGAGACGGTCGAGGCGACGCTGAGCGACTACATGGTGCGTTTCGGGCTCCAGTCGCCCGTGCTCGATGCCGACGAACTCATCTCGATCTCGCCGAGCTGGATGCTCGGCCTGATGCGGCAGCTCCTCGAGAACCTGGGATTCATCCTTGCCAACGGGTTCCTGATCATCCTCACGATGGTCTTCATGCTGCTCGAGGTCTCGAGCTTCCCCACCAAGGTGCGGGTCGCCCTGGGCGAGGCGGATGCGACGGAGGCGCGGGAGAACTGGGAGAAGGTCGGGACCGCGGTCCGGCGCTACGTGGTGCTCAAAACGATCGTCAGCCTCGGCACCGGCCTCTGCGTCGCGGGGCTCATGGCGCTTCTGGGCGTCAACTACCCGATTCTGTGGGGCGTGGTCGCGTTCCTGCTGAACTACGTACCCAACATCGGGTCCTTCATCGCGGCCGTGCCGGCGGTGCTGGTCGCGTGGCTCACGATGGGGGTCGGGACGGCGATCGCCGCCGCGGCCGGGTTCCTCGTCGTCAACGTCCTCTGGGGCAACCTCATCGAACCGAAGGTCATGGGGTACAGCGTAGGCCTGTCGACGCTTGTCGTCTTCGCTTCGCTCGTCTTCTGGGGCTGGGTCCTGGGACCCGTGGGGATGCTGCTGTCGGTGCCGCTCACGGTGATGTTCCGCATCGTGCTGGGGACGAACGAGTCCACGCGCTGGATCGCCGTCCTCCTCGGCTCGGAGCGCTCGGACGAGATCACCGCCGCGATCGACGCCGAAGTCGCCGTCGCGCTCGGGAATGAAGGCTAG